The stretch of DNA TAGCAGAAGCTGCTTCTAAATTATTGGCTGAAACACAGAAGACACCAGAATTATCTCCTCAACAACACTATAGGATTCAAAAGCAGAATCCAGTGCCAAAGGTGGAGATGAGAAAGTTAGAGAAAGGGAAGGTTTCAGTTTCAAAGAAAGTTCTGTTGCCTAACATGAGTGGCATATTTCACAGGAAAAAGAGCCATGTTGAAGGAGGATCTTCTTCTTAGCTTCTGAAATTTGTGAGAAACATAATGGTTTGTGTGAAAGTTGAGATTGATGCGATCAGATTTTTGTGAAGATGGTGTGAGGGAAAAGAATTTCGAAGTGTCAATAGTTTGGTCATAAGTATTTGATTAATGTAACTTGCCTAGTAAATTATTGTATATTGCTACCTAATGTCTGAGTAGTATGATGAACACTGTTCTATTCTATGGCAAGCATTATAGTGAttataataactattaaaaaactGTATCTTCGTCTATCTTTGCATTCTTCTTGTCATTATTTGATGCATTATGTAATTATGTAATGCCAATAATGCATTGCTTATGTAtccaaaaatgaaataaaacactttttttgttaacaaaattatCATACTTCTTACCTTTTTAATGGAACTATAAAAGACATCTAAAAGGAAACACAGAAACTTACATGTTTAGGAAACATATCAAATGATGAATAATATATGTACTGTAAGAAATCGTATTCATTAAAAGAGAGAtacagaaacaaaaataaagatttgacCTAATTAACCATATACTTCCTCATATTCCTATTTTTATTACTCTTTCAAAAATTCACTTTTTTgtaacaaattaattgaaaatattaaaacaaacaataatttatataaagttttatatatatttaaaattaaaatagttgagtcatatgttgatatttttcgGTAGTTATAATCTACtattagattaaatatgtttttattttttaaatttagatgtAAAGGTGTAACagaatcaaattatatatttttgtttacaaatttaaaaattaatgaatataattcttttaatcttttacatctttaacaacattttaaattaatatttaaattatatgttgttaaattttgtaaataacttAAATGTTAATCTAATATactatttaacttatttaactcatgaaaaaagaaataatacactTGGACTGAACtgtatctatttattttttaaatttaataatgataaaaatgtatttaaccttttatcttaaatacttaatattattttttaaaaatgtatcaagtaattaaaaatattttaagaaaaatatataattgaattataaacAAATCTAGAAAACAGAAacaacactttttttaaaacattccaAGTGTAAAGCGTGTTAATAGTGTGAAGGAAGCCgtcaatttgaaaattatttattgttgtaattaatataaaatacttttaacataataattaattcaattaattattgttgaaattttgaaaatcatgTCATTAATTACCAAATTTATCAGTGCtattaataaattcaaatatattatttatcaataaaagtacttatttatagtatataaacaagatttaatatttcataaaaatcattaaatatgtCGTTAATTTATTCctaactatatataaaaaaatgcactctgtatctttatatttaaaaaaaaaatgatggttTGAATAAGTTATGGTAGCCAGGTATTGAAAAGGTAAATGATTTGAAAAAATAGGAAATAATAAACTAGAACCTCTGAATAACACGTGTCAGCTGATCAAACCCGATTCCACCAATAAATCCTACTTTCGACCGCACAGGAACGCAGCCTCGTCTCACATCATCATCAAACCTCGAACAAATAGAAAAGCACAGCACAGATACTCACTcaaacacacacaacacaacgttgttagagagagagagagagagagagagagagagagggagagagattGTGTTGTATATCTATGGCGAGTaacagagagagagaagagtCTCTGACATTCACAatcccttcttcctcttcccaTTCTTCCCCTATCACCGTTTCCGACCAACTAGACAGCTACCTCGCCGACCCCAGAAGCGCTTCCGGAAGCTTCCAGAACGATGGTCTTCTCTCCTCCGCCGACGCCGCTGCCGATCCCGATTTTGGATTCTCCCGCCCCGATTTCCGCCAGAGCCCCCTCGCCGGTACCGTCGAGTTCTACCAACGCCATGTCTTCTTATGTTATAAGAACCCTCGCGTTTGGCCACCGCGCATAGAAGCCGCAGAGTTCGATCGCTTGCCAAGGTTGCTTCACGCCGCTGTTGTCGCAAGGAAGCCTCACATGAAAAAGGAGGTACTGTCTTCTCTCGCTCCCCTTTTGATTTTTGTCTCTATGATGTTCAAGGTATCACTAATAGACGTGTGATCTTCAACAATTGTTACGCCACGTTTTTCGACTTTGCATTTGTTAAGTGCTAATTACATTGTGCTGGACTTATGAATTGTCTCTTTTCTAGACTCGGTTAACCATTTGTGAGGGCAATGATGGAACTGAGACATCCAATGGGGATGTGTTGATCTTTCCTGACATGGTCAGATACAGGTATGAGTTATTGATCTTAAAAGTGGTAtgctttgtttgtttttttttttttgttttctttttgttattgtttttccctttcttaGATCATTGTGGACAACAGGTTTTAATGGAATTGCAGGAGGTTAACGCATTTTGATGTTGAAACGTTTGTTGAAGAGGTTCTTGTGAAGGATGGGGAATGGCTTCCTGGAACCCCTGAGGCATTGAGAGGTTCGTTTGTTTTTGTGTGTTCGCATGGATCCCGTGATCGCAGATGTGGGGTTTGTGGACCTGTCTTGGTCAGTAGATTCAGGGAGGAGATAGAGTTGCATGGTCTTCAGGGTAAAGTGTTTGTAAGCCCGTGTTCTCACATTGGGGGAAGTCAGTATGCTGGAAACGTCATTGTTTTTGGACCTAGCATGAATGGAGAAGTCACT from Vigna unguiculata cultivar IT97K-499-35 chromosome 8, ASM411807v1, whole genome shotgun sequence encodes:
- the LOC114194521 gene encoding uncharacterized protein LOC114194521 translates to MASNREREESLTFTIPSSSSHSSPITVSDQLDSYLADPRSASGSFQNDGLLSSADAAADPDFGFSRPDFRQSPLAGTVEFYQRHVFLCYKNPRVWPPRIEAAEFDRLPRLLHAAVVARKPHMKKETRLTICEGNDGTETSNGDVLIFPDMVRYRRLTHFDVETFVEEVLVKDGEWLPGTPEALRGSFVFVCSHGSRDRRCGVCGPVLVSRFREEIELHGLQGKVFVSPCSHIGGSQYAGNVIVFGPSMNGEVTGHWYGYVTPDEVPLLLQHHIMKGEVLDSLWRGQMGFSVDEQLSKQEQRLLLNGLRNLDESTEVSRSQENFVSCYQSNASCCQSNAGCCQSNGDSSFHQNHVLVENRLDPDVIEAEAKLSADNQNNESVFSRMNSGKGASRKFPSVTTWLDGWEQEDTYAALAVVCAAVSVAIAYNCYRQLR